Proteins from one Pseudomonadota bacterium genomic window:
- a CDS encoding phosphatase PAP2 family protein has product MAGLVLEGARGARGARGARGARGARGARGARSGAGGSVSSSALAAALTTARDGVSGHWTLPTSAPVALPTGEDVHSNLDRWDLNVRHATLLTLLLDGVRFEGTDTTANSAKVKVEAPGVASAADLVELVRPTADQFKTQLDYVHGYSALRLERLDEIELQLDDITSFIGSPIGLHPDRHRHTYELIDLIHSATVSVEMRVKYELACRRPSEFSEQIQPMIDVPGHSAYPSGHATESFAIAYVLSALVSGSSQVGPNVEQQMLRHAERIATNRVVAGVHFPIDNVAGMILGKSLSEYFLAMFGVGSAITKRRLEISDKTGSPGKFGANDDFDYEIINNNGGPGWPKVLTESPFSQTIDSAAAPKALKWLWANAVSEWARP; this is encoded by the coding sequence ATGGCTGGCTTGGTCTTGGAAGGTGCGCGTGGAGCACGGGGTGCTCGTGGTGCAAGGGGCGCTCGCGGAGCGCGAGGAGCACGCGGAGCGCGTTCCGGTGCGGGCGGTTCGGTTTCTTCGTCAGCGCTTGCAGCGGCGCTGACAACGGCTCGCGACGGCGTGAGCGGTCACTGGACGCTGCCAACCAGCGCGCCGGTCGCTCTACCCACTGGCGAAGACGTGCACAGCAATCTCGATCGCTGGGACCTGAACGTTCGCCACGCGACGCTGTTGACGCTCCTGCTGGATGGCGTCCGATTTGAGGGTACAGATACCACGGCGAATTCGGCAAAAGTGAAGGTTGAGGCGCCCGGCGTAGCATCTGCCGCGGACTTGGTTGAACTCGTCAGGCCAACCGCTGATCAGTTCAAAACGCAGCTTGATTACGTCCATGGTTATTCAGCACTGCGGCTCGAGCGCCTCGATGAAATCGAACTCCAGCTTGATGACATCACCTCTTTCATCGGCAGCCCAATCGGTCTGCACCCCGACAGGCACAGGCATACGTATGAGTTGATTGACCTCATTCACTCAGCAACCGTTTCCGTCGAGATGCGGGTCAAGTACGAACTTGCATGCCGGCGTCCGTCCGAATTCTCGGAACAAATCCAGCCCATGATCGACGTCCCTGGGCATTCTGCGTATCCCAGTGGCCACGCCACCGAGTCCTTTGCGATCGCCTATGTCCTCAGCGCACTTGTCAGCGGCAGTTCTCAAGTTGGTCCGAACGTGGAACAGCAAATGCTGCGGCATGCGGAGCGGATAGCCACCAATCGGGTGGTGGCTGGGGTCCATTTCCCGATCGATAATGTTGCCGGCATGATCTTGGGCAAGTCGCTAAGCGAGTACTTCCTGGCAATGTTCGGCGTCGGCAGCGCGATAACAAAGCGCAGGCTTGAGATCAGCGATAAGACAGGCTCGCCCGGGAAGTTCGGTGCGAACGATGACTTCGATTACGAGATCATCAACAACAATGGCGGGCCAGGATGGCCAAAGGTCCTGACGGAATCTCCCTTCAGCCAAACCATAGACAGCGCTGCTGCGCCCAAGGCACTCAAATGGCTTTGGGCCAATGCGGTCTCCGAATGGGCTCGTCCGTGA
- a CDS encoding undecaprenyl-diphosphate phosphatase encodes MTLETFLEALFLGLLEGLTEFIPVSSTGHILLAGHFLGFENEGKIFEVLIQLGAILAVLSVYTVKLLQIAKELPTNPRARRFVAGIVLAFLPAAFAGVLMHEFIKTILFETPALICTTLIVGGIILLLVDRMELSPRYNDVMDYPLKLCLGIGLFQCLALIPGVSRSGSTIVGSLLMGTDKRSAAEFTFFLAMPTMSGAFVYDLYANRDIVTTDGLMVVAVGFVAAFFMAVIVVRWLLDYVSKHGFALFAWWRIIVGSLGFVGLALLG; translated from the coding sequence ATGACCCTTGAGACATTTCTTGAGGCCCTTTTTCTGGGCCTGCTGGAAGGCCTGACCGAGTTCATCCCGGTTTCTTCGACCGGGCATATTCTGCTGGCGGGGCATTTCCTGGGCTTCGAGAACGAGGGGAAAATCTTCGAAGTTCTTATTCAGCTGGGCGCCATTTTGGCGGTCCTATCGGTCTACACTGTGAAGCTCCTGCAGATCGCCAAGGAGCTTCCGACAAATCCACGAGCGCGACGGTTCGTGGCAGGTATAGTCCTTGCGTTCTTGCCGGCAGCGTTTGCAGGCGTACTGATGCATGAATTCATCAAGACGATCTTGTTCGAAACGCCGGCACTGATCTGCACGACGCTGATTGTGGGCGGCATCATCTTGCTGCTGGTGGACAGGATGGAGCTCTCGCCTCGCTACAATGATGTGATGGATTACCCGCTTAAGCTTTGCTTGGGAATCGGCCTTTTCCAATGCTTGGCCCTGATACCTGGCGTATCACGCTCCGGCTCGACGATCGTCGGCTCACTGTTGATGGGGACCGACAAACGCTCAGCGGCGGAGTTCACCTTTTTCTTGGCCATGCCCACAATGTCCGGCGCCTTCGTTTATGATCTTTACGCTAACCGCGACATCGTCACGACGGATGGACTGATGGTGGTCGCCGTCGGGTTTGTTGCCGCGTTTTTCATGGCCGTGATCGTGGTGCGCTGGCTCCTCGATTATGTATCCAAGCATGGCTTTGCTCTATTCGCCTGGTGGCGAATTATTGTCGGCAGCTTGGGCTTTGTTGGGCTTGCGTTGCTGGGTTGA
- a CDS encoding permease, with protein MSAATAPWALSRFSQHELRLAWRDWAWMFSGWRNTSLRRALIGMGVFYAVLHGIAYVVLSPHMAEGIVLDQTALAVISVTVLLSFTMMLSQAMESVTRAFYARDDLDLILSSPAPSRDLFLVRISMMAVTSWAMSALVISPFLNVAAALGGERWLAGYLVLLAVSLTATGAGVLITLALFRTVGAQRTRLMAQVLAAVVGAAFLIGMQVVAILSFGSMSRFTLFDAEFLADYAPVSASAWWLPAHAVAGQTWAVLVFVTVALAFFAGGAWCGSVQFRRIAVMALGVAEKTPRGRQLERTFRSYTALGALVHKELKLVGRDPWLVSQTLMQVLYLIPPAVMLWISFGQNAEISVLVAPVIVMAVGQLAGGLAWLTISGEDAPDLIATAPVSTLTRLWAKVLAVLTLIAAVLLPISIALSVISIWGAVVTFIGGMLAAGSAILIQLWFRAQAKRTTFRRRQVASKASTLAEAAASIACAGGTALVAAGSPLVLIPTVLLLLVLGVSWSMRPKRGANV; from the coding sequence ATGAGCGCGGCAACAGCACCCTGGGCGTTGAGCCGCTTTTCGCAGCATGAGTTGCGACTGGCTTGGCGTGACTGGGCCTGGATGTTTTCAGGCTGGCGGAACACCAGTTTAAGGCGGGCGCTTATCGGAATGGGCGTCTTCTACGCGGTTCTGCATGGGATCGCGTATGTTGTCCTCTCACCGCACATGGCCGAAGGGATCGTGCTTGACCAAACCGCGTTGGCGGTGATCTCGGTCACCGTTCTCCTTAGCTTTACCATGATGCTGTCGCAGGCCATGGAATCGGTGACGCGGGCATTCTACGCCCGTGATGACCTTGACCTAATCCTATCGTCACCCGCGCCCTCCCGTGACCTGTTTTTGGTCCGCATCTCCATGATGGCCGTGACCAGTTGGGCAATGTCGGCGTTGGTCATTTCACCGTTCTTGAATGTCGCAGCCGCCCTCGGCGGGGAACGTTGGCTTGCAGGCTATTTGGTACTTCTCGCGGTCTCTTTGACCGCGACCGGGGCAGGCGTGCTCATCACTCTCGCGCTTTTCAGAACGGTGGGGGCCCAGCGCACCAGGCTCATGGCGCAGGTTCTGGCGGCCGTCGTCGGCGCAGCTTTTCTTATTGGGATGCAGGTGGTTGCGATCCTATCCTTCGGGTCCATGTCCCGGTTCACACTTTTCGACGCCGAGTTCCTTGCTGACTATGCACCAGTTTCTGCATCTGCGTGGTGGCTCCCCGCTCATGCGGTGGCCGGACAAACATGGGCAGTTCTTGTGTTCGTAACTGTTGCATTGGCCTTTTTCGCCGGTGGCGCTTGGTGTGGGTCCGTTCAGTTTCGCCGTATTGCCGTGATGGCCCTCGGCGTCGCCGAAAAGACCCCACGTGGACGACAGCTGGAGCGGACGTTTCGCAGCTATACGGCACTTGGCGCACTTGTTCACAAAGAGTTGAAGCTTGTCGGCCGCGATCCGTGGCTCGTCTCCCAAACCCTGATGCAGGTGCTTTATCTGATTCCGCCCGCCGTGATGCTTTGGATCAGCTTTGGCCAGAACGCTGAGATATCGGTATTGGTAGCACCGGTCATTGTCATGGCCGTCGGGCAGCTTGCGGGCGGGTTGGCTTGGCTGACGATCAGCGGAGAAGATGCCCCCGATCTGATTGCGACAGCTCCCGTCTCTACCCTCACCAGATTGTGGGCAAAGGTTTTAGCAGTGCTGACGCTTATCGCCGCCGTACTGCTGCCAATTAGTATCGCACTATCAGTGATATCGATATGGGGCGCAGTGGTTACCTTCATCGGCGGTATGCTGGCTGCCGGCAGCGCGATCCTTATTCAGCTATGGTTCCGTGCACAGGCAAAACGCACAACCTTTCGCAGGCGGCAGGTCGCCTCGAAGGCCTCGACGCTCGCAGAAGCTGCAGCTTCTATAGCCTGCGCTGGTGGTACGGCACTCGTCGCGGCGGGGAGCCCACTGGTGCTTATTCCTACTGTCCTGCTCCTGCTTGTGCTCGGTGTGTCATGGAGCATGAGACCCAAGCGCGGCGCGAACGTGTAA
- a CDS encoding phosphate/phosphite/phosphonate ABC transporter substrate-binding protein yields the protein MCVLRVRRKITFALAALSLWLIPAAATAETLVLGSVNENIRKHLEHFAPLAVYLEEVLAEDGITDVEVSVLPDSDSMALALQSGDVDLYFDSPLVAARVARLSGAEPFLRRWKDGVAEYHAMFVVRADSPFETLDDLQGAVVGFQEPDSTSGFMLPAAMLKTTGLHIRDVSADEHSVDESEVGYIFTGHDRNTVASLARGTIDAGATDPRGLEWLEAARPGEYRVLARSINVPRQIVVRRGDLNLVIAGRVSFVLQDMANSVAGKQTMMLFNETTRFDPFPLGVEATFGPIYERLDQLEQLGVM from the coding sequence ATGTGCGTTTTGCGTGTACGGCGAAAAATAACCTTCGCCCTAGCAGCTTTGAGCCTCTGGTTGATACCAGCGGCTGCGACAGCCGAAACACTGGTGCTTGGCTCGGTCAACGAAAACATCCGTAAGCATCTGGAGCACTTCGCGCCACTTGCTGTCTATTTGGAAGAGGTCCTCGCTGAAGACGGGATCACGGATGTCGAGGTGTCGGTGCTTCCAGACTCCGATAGCATGGCCCTTGCGCTACAAAGCGGAGACGTTGACCTCTACTTCGATAGTCCGCTCGTTGCCGCACGCGTGGCAAGGCTTTCGGGTGCCGAGCCCTTCTTGCGGCGCTGGAAGGACGGCGTCGCCGAGTACCATGCGATGTTTGTGGTCCGAGCCGACAGTCCCTTCGAAACGCTCGATGATCTTCAAGGGGCGGTCGTTGGTTTTCAAGAGCCTGATTCAACGTCTGGATTCATGCTTCCAGCGGCGATGTTAAAGACCACAGGCTTACACATTCGCGATGTATCTGCCGATGAACACAGCGTCGACGAATCCGAGGTTGGTTACATCTTCACCGGACATGACCGTAACACCGTGGCCTCGCTAGCGCGCGGTACGATCGATGCAGGTGCCACTGACCCTCGGGGATTGGAATGGCTCGAAGCGGCCCGCCCTGGCGAGTACCGTGTTCTCGCACGCAGCATCAACGTGCCCCGGCAGATTGTCGTCCGTCGGGGAGACCTCAATCTAGTGATTGCGGGACGCGTCTCGTTCGTCCTGCAAGATATGGCCAACTCGGTCGCCGGCAAACAAACGATGATGCTGTTCAATGAAACCACGCGATTTGATCCGTTCCCGCTCGGCGTCGAGGCAACTTTTGGCCCAATCTATGAACGGCTCGACCAGCTTGAACAGCTGGGCGTCATGTGA
- a CDS encoding DM13 domain-containing protein: MLIAKGSFKGDSGHTLEGTFTLIRQADGTIAFETDEGFKFDGSPNPGWALYTGVPGNDQDPAVHADMVRTRFGSLPGGALDEQNEVTGKQFATIPAEADLSAYDTIILWCFTFPTTLGHGKIEAV, encoded by the coding sequence ATGCTCATCGCTAAAGGCTCCTTCAAGGGAGACTCAGGACACACTCTTGAAGGCACCTTCACCCTTATCCGCCAGGCAGATGGGACCATCGCCTTCGAGACAGACGAGGGCTTCAAGTTCGATGGTTCCCCAAATCCCGGATGGGCACTTTATACCGGTGTCCCGGGTAACGATCAGGACCCAGCCGTTCACGCTGACATGGTTCGTACCAGGTTCGGAAGCCTTCCAGGCGGAGCACTTGACGAACAGAACGAGGTCACTGGCAAGCAGTTCGCGACCATTCCGGCGGAGGCCGATCTAAGCGCCTACGACACAATCATCCTTTGGTGTTTCACTTTCCCTACGACCTTAGGACACGGAAAGATCGAGGCGGTCTGA
- a CDS encoding ABC transporter ATP-binding protein, translating into MSPANTAALDIVSLRKSFSEPAVNDLSLRVHAGEFYALLGPNGAGKTTTLRMVAGLLEADAGSVTICGITAFAEPIAAKKILAWVPDEPMVYDKLTPLEYLEFVAGLWSMDGDFARFKADSLLDAFGLSAHANDRCGGFSKGMRQKVALAGALIHEPRLIILDEPLTGLDAGSARQVKQVLSGLVADGVTVIMTTHILEVAERMADRIGIIAQGQLIAEGTLEELRARASADGNSLEDIFLEIVGGGHDNTITSTDAFRGDEKAA; encoded by the coding sequence ATGTCACCCGCCAACACCGCCGCCCTTGATATTGTCAGCCTTCGCAAGAGTTTCAGCGAACCAGCCGTGAACGATCTATCGCTGAGGGTGCATGCGGGTGAATTTTACGCCCTGCTCGGGCCGAACGGCGCTGGAAAGACAACGACCCTGCGCATGGTCGCCGGCTTACTCGAGGCCGATGCTGGGTCAGTGACAATCTGCGGCATTACTGCTTTTGCCGAACCCATTGCGGCAAAGAAGATTCTGGCCTGGGTGCCTGATGAACCCATGGTCTATGACAAGCTCACACCGCTAGAGTACCTTGAGTTCGTAGCCGGCCTTTGGAGCATGGATGGGGATTTCGCCCGCTTCAAAGCTGATAGCCTGCTCGACGCCTTTGGTCTCAGCGCTCACGCGAACGATCGCTGTGGCGGCTTCTCGAAAGGCATGCGTCAGAAAGTGGCGCTTGCAGGTGCCTTGATCCATGAACCGCGCCTGATCATCCTCGACGAGCCACTCACCGGACTTGATGCAGGCTCAGCGCGACAGGTGAAGCAGGTGCTCTCCGGCCTGGTTGCTGACGGCGTGACGGTCATCATGACGACGCATATCCTTGAGGTTGCGGAGCGCATGGCCGACCGGATTGGAATTATCGCTCAAGGACAACTGATTGCGGAAGGAACACTGGAAGAGTTACGCGCGCGCGCGAGCGCTGATGGCAACTCGTTAGAAGATATATTTCTTGAGATCGTCGGCGGCGGGCACGACAACACGATAACATCCACAGATGCATTCCGCGGCGATGAGAAAGCGGCATGA
- a CDS encoding complex I NDUFA9 subunit family protein: protein MIDAPGNAGLNGKLVTVFGGSGFLGRYVVRELAKKGYRVRVAVRRPDLAGHLQPMGAVGQVHAVQANLRFDWSVDRAIEGADAVVNLVGILFESGKQSFSSIQADGPALIAQACAKAGISNFVHMSAIGADATSDAGYARTKALGEHAVLLAVPDAIIMRPSIVFGPEDEFFNRFANMARFSPILPVVGPTTKFQPVYVGDVGDAVALAIDGAAKPGTIYELGGPEIDTFEGLMERMLKVIERRRPIIALPRNVAMLQARVFELLPKPVLTVDQVKLLAKDNVVSQAALDDSRTLEGLGLTASAMDAILPTYLWRYRKHGQYAALGSKP from the coding sequence ATGATTGATGCGCCTGGCAATGCGGGCCTTAACGGCAAGTTGGTGACTGTCTTTGGTGGATCCGGATTTCTCGGGCGGTATGTCGTCCGTGAGCTGGCCAAGAAAGGTTACCGGGTACGCGTCGCGGTGCGCCGGCCGGACCTCGCGGGGCATCTACAGCCTATGGGCGCTGTCGGTCAGGTTCACGCGGTGCAAGCAAACCTGCGGTTTGACTGGTCGGTCGATCGGGCAATTGAAGGCGCCGATGCGGTCGTAAATCTGGTCGGCATACTGTTTGAAAGCGGTAAGCAGAGCTTCAGTTCCATTCAAGCCGACGGCCCTGCATTGATTGCGCAAGCATGCGCAAAGGCGGGCATCTCCAACTTTGTTCACATGTCAGCAATCGGCGCGGATGCGACCTCGGACGCCGGATATGCCCGAACGAAAGCGCTCGGCGAGCACGCAGTCCTGCTGGCGGTTCCTGACGCCATAATCATGCGTCCCTCAATCGTGTTTGGCCCGGAAGATGAATTCTTCAATCGCTTTGCCAACATGGCGCGGTTCTCGCCGATACTCCCTGTCGTCGGGCCAACAACAAAGTTTCAGCCCGTCTATGTGGGCGATGTTGGCGATGCTGTTGCCTTGGCAATCGATGGGGCCGCGAAGCCTGGAACCATCTACGAGCTGGGCGGTCCGGAGATCGACACCTTCGAAGGCTTGATGGAGCGCATGCTCAAGGTCATTGAACGTCGGCGGCCCATCATTGCGCTTCCTAGAAATGTTGCGATGCTCCAGGCGCGCGTTTTCGAGCTCCTGCCTAAACCGGTCCTGACGGTCGATCAGGTCAAGCTCCTTGCGAAGGACAACGTCGTTTCGCAAGCGGCTCTTGATGACAGCCGTACGCTTGAAGGTCTAGGCCTCACCGCTTCGGCGATGGATGCAATACTGCCGACCTATCTTTGGCGTTATCGCAAGCATGGTCAGTACGCCGCGTTGGGTTCCAAGCCCTGA
- a CDS encoding EAL domain-containing protein: MSSYRSQFTREANFGLARRLMVVLSSVILLGAIAVLSISVFVQKQMIEDRLNMNAIHLASLIKEVSIPAILRNDPASLDVFFEELESRSDIVSVSIVDPEGWLWKSGGAEAAAWLAPVDDPFLREAIVAQEPRQTLGENYLHRAGPIAVAGDVIGFLNLRVARAPIEQELRGLWVSTAAISIACVIVGPLIAWVIARRLSEPLLRLQEASRRVASGDFSHRIESHSNDEFGLVAQSFNNMLDELHSSFLETKRVAYEDKLTGVPNRSWLSLQIENLTKRTDPEDQFAALFLDVDRFKEVNDTHGHHVGDMLLRAFTERLRNQMQELGLKPTGVRVHKKQGLLFEQGEALLSRLGGDEFTILVDGGKSQDLARSIVAAMEKPFALDGLNLKVSTSIGIALFPDHATSREHLLKCADVAMYQAKNDVRGTFAVYDRDKHKELLARSQMEKDIDRAVANDEFELFLQPKFDVASEELVGVEALIRWNHPERGFVRPDDFLPVTAAMGLMPRVGQIMVGKAIRVAAEINQGRGKPITMAVNIASEELLAPGFADRLKSQLEDNSLDPRLLEVEITEGTAMEQNDLVEHNIDLLRELGVKLAVDDFGVGYSNLGRLKTLAFDTLKIDRGLIMDVATDDAARGLFQTVVDMAKVLHADVVSEGVETPEQLAFLQERGVQTYQGYYGGRPMPLGEFKQLVVESDSQNRPAEVLKLVS, translated from the coding sequence ATGTCTAGTTATCGCTCGCAGTTCACCCGCGAGGCCAATTTTGGCCTTGCTCGCCGCCTCATGGTGGTTCTTTCGTCAGTCATTTTGCTCGGGGCGATTGCAGTTCTATCGATCAGCGTTTTCGTTCAAAAGCAGATGATCGAAGATCGGCTTAATATGAATGCGATCCATCTGGCATCTCTTATCAAGGAAGTCTCGATCCCTGCTATCTTACGGAACGACCCAGCCTCCCTCGATGTCTTTTTCGAAGAGCTCGAATCTCGCTCGGATATCGTATCGGTATCGATCGTCGATCCGGAGGGTTGGCTTTGGAAATCTGGAGGTGCCGAGGCCGCTGCATGGCTTGCACCCGTGGACGATCCGTTCCTGCGCGAAGCGATTGTGGCGCAAGAACCGCGGCAAACGCTTGGGGAAAACTACCTCCATCGCGCAGGACCGATCGCCGTAGCAGGCGACGTTATTGGCTTCCTCAACCTTCGCGTTGCGCGCGCGCCCATCGAACAGGAGCTTCGGGGTCTTTGGGTAAGTACGGCAGCCATCAGCATTGCTTGCGTCATAGTTGGTCCGCTCATCGCCTGGGTAATAGCGCGACGCCTGAGCGAACCTCTTCTCAGGCTTCAAGAGGCGAGTCGACGTGTTGCTAGTGGAGACTTTTCTCACCGTATAGAGAGCCACTCCAATGATGAGTTTGGCCTCGTCGCTCAATCGTTCAACAATATGCTCGACGAACTACATAGCTCGTTCCTTGAGACAAAACGTGTGGCTTACGAGGACAAGCTAACGGGGGTGCCCAACCGCAGCTGGCTAAGTTTGCAGATCGAGAACCTGACCAAAAGGACCGATCCAGAGGATCAGTTTGCCGCCCTTTTTCTCGATGTCGATAGGTTTAAGGAGGTTAACGACACGCACGGCCACCACGTGGGTGACATGCTCCTGCGGGCCTTTACCGAACGATTGCGCAATCAAATGCAGGAGCTAGGGCTGAAACCTACCGGCGTCCGAGTTCACAAGAAGCAAGGACTTCTTTTCGAGCAGGGTGAGGCGCTCCTTTCCCGGTTAGGTGGCGATGAGTTCACGATTCTGGTCGATGGTGGAAAATCTCAAGATCTTGCCAGGTCCATCGTTGCAGCAATGGAAAAGCCCTTCGCGCTTGATGGGCTAAACTTGAAGGTCTCAACAAGCATCGGGATCGCGCTGTTCCCCGACCACGCGACTTCGCGTGAACACCTGCTGAAGTGCGCGGATGTCGCAATGTACCAGGCAAAGAACGATGTGCGTGGCACGTTCGCTGTCTATGACCGCGATAAGCACAAAGAACTGCTCGCGCGAAGCCAGATGGAAAAGGACATTGACCGCGCCGTTGCCAACGATGAGTTCGAATTGTTTCTGCAGCCGAAGTTTGACGTTGCCAGCGAAGAACTGGTGGGTGTGGAGGCGTTGATCCGCTGGAACCATCCTGAGAGAGGGTTTGTGCGTCCGGACGACTTTCTACCAGTTACAGCTGCTATGGGTTTGATGCCGAGGGTCGGCCAAATAATGGTTGGCAAAGCAATTCGCGTTGCAGCAGAAATCAATCAAGGGCGCGGCAAACCCATCACAATGGCCGTCAACATTGCCAGCGAGGAGTTGCTTGCGCCAGGTTTTGCCGATCGCCTGAAGAGCCAACTGGAAGACAACAGCCTCGATCCAAGATTGCTCGAAGTGGAGATCACCGAGGGCACTGCCATGGAGCAGAACGACCTGGTTGAGCACAATATCGACCTGCTTCGGGAACTGGGTGTGAAGCTGGCCGTCGACGATTTTGGTGTGGGCTATTCCAACCTAGGCCGGCTCAAGACGCTCGCCTTCGATACGTTGAAGATCGATCGGGGCTTGATTATGGACGTCGCCACCGACGACGCTGCCCGAGGTCTGTTCCAGACGGTTGTCGATATGGCGAAGGTACTGCACGCAGACGTGGTCTCCGAAGGGGTTGAGACACCCGAGCAACTCGCTTTCCTTCAAGAGCGAGGGGTGCAGACCTATCAAGGGTACTATGGCGGAAGGCCCATGCCGCTTGGCGAATTCAAACAGCTGGTGGTGGAATCTGACTCGCAGAACAGGCCAGCCGAGGTGCTAAAACTGGTATCGTAA
- a CDS encoding patatin-like phospholipase family protein: MELHRADEAKKSITDIVENYGVRELPVDKAVAPSPVDRYFWLRTSVTKDGVGGHARKFFATVERPECSTRGEYRLANLVLQGGGTLGLAHVGFITGLEKAGVRFLGLAGTSAGAILAMGMAAIRGKDLTAETHTALSTFVASIPMDEFIDGPRPVRKFLKRSLVSAPLTSPSYWVQALAALRRLRDKRGLNQGDAFEEWLETALAGLGFRTIDQLYDALDAIYHDVEGLRGAEAKNIIDGLPREIFRTEPHAGNGKDGARPGAALLKLMTMAMPAGLKLSLPEDLTLLQAEYQHASPARLVRTSMSIPGFFEPVVMRTNSVRWGRHIQNSLGPVLSDKEANSLADLADLWFLDGGMMSNLPSDSYRSLMPEVPTIVVPLVSRSKPKRIGGRRTYANLLSDAFAAFTAVRGQRDREVLAQNDDLEAEFNLVEANLAKERHWPQPRIYPTQIAPVDPGDANWLDFVMNDSEKQKLFNHGLEAALRFFKKIDQLDAKRERKSYA, from the coding sequence GTGGAACTTCATAGAGCCGACGAAGCCAAGAAAAGCATAACTGACATCGTCGAAAACTATGGTGTCCGCGAGCTCCCGGTCGATAAAGCCGTCGCCCCATCTCCGGTGGATCGATATTTCTGGCTGAGAACCAGTGTGACCAAAGACGGTGTCGGTGGTCACGCTCGAAAGTTCTTCGCGACGGTGGAACGACCGGAATGTTCAACTCGTGGCGAGTACCGATTGGCAAACTTGGTTCTTCAGGGAGGCGGCACACTGGGCCTCGCCCATGTCGGCTTCATCACCGGCCTCGAAAAGGCTGGCGTCAGATTTCTCGGTCTGGCGGGCACATCCGCAGGCGCTATCCTTGCGATGGGCATGGCGGCTATTCGAGGAAAGGACCTAACCGCCGAGACCCACACAGCATTATCAACGTTTGTCGCATCCATTCCGATGGATGAGTTCATCGACGGCCCGCGCCCAGTTCGTAAGTTCCTCAAGCGTTCCTTAGTCAGCGCGCCGCTCACAAGCCCAAGTTACTGGGTCCAGGCGCTCGCAGCGTTGCGCCGCTTACGGGATAAACGGGGACTCAATCAAGGAGACGCGTTCGAGGAGTGGCTGGAGACAGCTCTGGCGGGCCTCGGCTTCCGCACAATCGACCAGCTCTACGATGCTCTCGATGCAATCTATCACGATGTGGAAGGGCTTCGCGGCGCCGAGGCCAAAAACATCATTGATGGCCTGCCGCGTGAGATCTTTCGTACCGAACCCCATGCCGGCAATGGGAAAGACGGGGCGAGGCCCGGTGCTGCGCTCCTGAAGTTGATGACGATGGCAATGCCAGCAGGGCTGAAGTTGAGCCTACCGGAGGATCTGACGCTGCTTCAGGCGGAGTATCAACACGCCTCTCCGGCGCGATTGGTCCGCACGTCCATGTCTATACCGGGTTTCTTCGAACCGGTGGTCATGCGGACGAACAGTGTGCGTTGGGGTCGTCACATCCAAAATTCGCTCGGACCTGTCCTGTCCGACAAAGAGGCCAACTCTCTGGCCGATCTTGCAGACCTTTGGTTCCTTGACGGCGGGATGATGTCCAACCTGCCAAGCGATTCCTATCGGTCCTTGATGCCTGAGGTTCCAACCATTGTCGTTCCGTTGGTCAGCCGCAGCAAACCAAAAAGGATAGGTGGACGCCGAACCTACGCAAACTTGCTCAGTGATGCGTTTGCCGCCTTCACAGCGGTGCGCGGACAACGCGATCGAGAGGTCCTCGCCCAGAACGACGACTTAGAGGCGGAGTTTAACTTGGTCGAGGCGAACCTTGCCAAAGAGCGGCACTGGCCGCAGCCGCGCATTTACCCCACCCAGATTGCGCCGGTCGATCCAGGCGATGCCAATTGGCTCGACTTCGTTATGAACGACAGTGAAAAGCAGAAGCTGTTCAATCACGGCCTCGAAGCTGCGCTGAGATTCTTCAAAAAGATCGATCAACTCGATGCCAAACGGGAAAGGAAGTCCTATGCCTGA